From a single Streptomyces rubradiris genomic region:
- a CDS encoding DUF6104 family protein, with amino-acid sequence MYFTDRGIEELEKRRGEEEVTFEWLAEQLRTFVDLNPDFEVPVERLATWLARLDDEDDE; translated from the coding sequence ATGTACTTCACCGACCGCGGTATCGAGGAGCTGGAGAAGCGGCGTGGCGAGGAAGAGGTCACCTTCGAGTGGCTCGCCGAGCAGTTGCGCACGTTCGTGGACCTGAACCCGGACTTCGAGGTGCCCGTGGAGCGGCTGGCCACCTGGCTCGCCCGGCTCGACGACGAGGACGACGAGTAG
- a CDS encoding DUF4097 family beta strand repeat-containing protein produces the protein MSEWSVTEPQKLTFDSPVRDLQVRIVNGTVNVVGTEEDSARLEVSELKGPPLVVTRDGSTLTVAYEDLPWKGFLKWLDRKSRRRSAVVSLAVPAGTRVEVGVVGAGAVVSGIRGAAVIRGVNGDSTLVGVSGPVRAETVSGSLEAQAVTGDLTFHSVSGDLTVVAGSGPSVRAETVSGSMIVDLDPDGPTDVGLTSVSGEIAIRLPHPADAEVEANTASGVVSNAFEGLRVHGRWGAHKITGRLGAGTGRLRATTVSGSIALLRRPPRDEEEHTSWQAGPPRPPESDTTTVTVTVTDPAPPGTPGSPTAPEAPSAPSNAPAAPEARTAPHPADHPPATPGDNSVSGQDATATGAPADGTTDKKVL, from the coding sequence ATGTCCGAGTGGTCCGTCACCGAACCCCAGAAGCTGACCTTCGACAGCCCCGTGCGCGATCTCCAGGTCCGCATCGTCAACGGCACGGTGAACGTCGTCGGCACGGAGGAGGACTCGGCGCGGCTGGAGGTCTCGGAGCTGAAGGGCCCGCCCTTGGTGGTCACCCGGGACGGCTCCACGCTGACCGTGGCCTACGAGGACCTGCCGTGGAAGGGCTTCCTCAAGTGGCTCGACCGCAAGAGCCGGCGCCGCAGCGCGGTGGTCTCGCTCGCGGTCCCGGCCGGCACGCGCGTGGAGGTGGGCGTGGTGGGCGCCGGCGCGGTCGTCTCGGGCATCCGCGGGGCCGCGGTGATCAGGGGGGTGAACGGCGACAGCACCCTGGTCGGCGTCTCGGGCCCGGTCCGCGCGGAGACCGTCTCGGGAAGCCTGGAGGCCCAGGCGGTCACCGGGGACCTGACGTTCCACTCGGTCTCCGGAGACCTCACCGTCGTGGCGGGCTCCGGCCCCTCCGTGCGCGCCGAAACCGTCAGCGGCTCGATGATCGTCGACCTGGACCCGGACGGCCCCACGGACGTCGGCCTGACCAGCGTCTCCGGCGAGATCGCCATCCGCCTGCCGCACCCGGCGGACGCCGAGGTGGAGGCGAACACCGCGAGCGGCGTGGTGTCCAACGCCTTCGAGGGGCTGCGAGTGCACGGCCGGTGGGGCGCGCACAAGATCACCGGCCGGCTCGGCGCGGGCACGGGCAGACTGCGGGCCACCACGGTCTCGGGCTCGATAGCCCTGCTGCGCCGGCCGCCCCGGGACGAGGAGGAGCACACGTCCTGGCAGGCCGGCCCGCCGCGACCGCCGGAGTCCGACACCACGACCGTCACCGTGACCGTCACCGACCCGGCGCCCCCCGGCACCCCCGGCTCGCCCACCGCGCCGGAGGCACCCAGCGCCCCCTCGAACGCCCCGGCCGCCCCGGAGGCCCGCACGGCACCCCACCCGGCCGATCACCCACCGGCCACGCCGGGGGACAATTCCGTCTCCGGCCAGGACGCCACCGCCACCGGCGCCCCGGCCGACGGCACGACCGACAAGAAGGTGCTCTGA
- a CDS encoding PadR family transcriptional regulator: protein MPPVFAHGRLRLYLLKLLDEAPRHGYEVIRLLEERFQGLYAPSAGTVYPRLAKLEAEGLVRHTTEGGRKVYAITDAGRAELADRSGELADLELEIRESVAELAAEIRADVRGAAGDLRREVRAAASEARRARTSGGDFAHGEYGDLGDKEAWRAAKEEMRRVKQEWKEQTRRAKDESRRAREEAERARRQAQEAQARARVQAQEEVQRIARRVQERVQDHFTRGDWPTGLREGLSELTKEFGDFARDWGTDRGFPRTTKETPRTTPPSEPEPHYTPASEDFPADYEPAWAHETPTGDPARDLDRLLDRFRDDIRDAARDNGITPAQLQETRHHLTKAATRIAAVLHAHKP from the coding sequence ATGCCTCCCGTCTTCGCCCACGGCCGCCTGCGCCTGTACCTGCTCAAGCTGCTCGACGAGGCCCCGCGCCACGGCTACGAGGTGATCAGGCTCCTGGAGGAGCGCTTTCAGGGCCTCTACGCCCCTTCGGCGGGCACGGTCTACCCGCGCCTGGCCAAGCTGGAGGCGGAGGGCCTGGTCCGGCACACCACCGAGGGCGGCCGCAAGGTGTACGCCATCACGGACGCGGGCCGCGCCGAGCTGGCCGACCGCAGCGGTGAACTGGCCGACCTGGAGCTGGAGATCCGCGAATCGGTCGCGGAACTGGCCGCCGAGATAAGGGCCGACGTGCGTGGCGCGGCCGGCGACCTGCGCCGCGAGGTGCGCGCCGCCGCGTCCGAGGCCCGCCGCGCACGGACGTCCGGGGGCGACTTCGCCCACGGGGAGTACGGCGACCTGGGCGACAAGGAGGCGTGGCGGGCCGCCAAGGAGGAGATGCGCCGGGTCAAGCAGGAGTGGAAGGAGCAGACGCGGCGCGCGAAGGACGAGAGCCGCCGGGCACGCGAGGAGGCCGAGCGGGCCCGCCGCCAGGCCCAGGAGGCGCAGGCCCGGGCGCGGGTCCAGGCGCAGGAAGAGGTACAGCGCATCGCCCGGCGCGTCCAGGAACGCGTCCAGGACCACTTCACGCGCGGCGACTGGCCCACGGGCCTCCGCGAGGGCCTGTCCGAACTGACGAAGGAATTCGGCGACTTCGCCAGGGACTGGGGGACGGACCGGGGCTTCCCCCGCACGACGAAGGAGACGCCCCGCACCACACCGCCCTCGGAGCCGGAGCCGCACTACACCCCGGCCTCGGAGGACTTCCCCGCCGATTACGAACCGGCCTGGGCCCACGAGACGCCCACCGGCGACCCGGCCCGCGACCTGGACCGCCTGCTGGACCGCTTCCGCGACGACATCCGCGACGCGGCCCGCGACAACGGCATCACCCCGGCCCAGCTCCAGGAAACCCGCCACCACCTCACCAAGGCAGCGACCCGCATCGCGGCGGTCCTCCACGCCCACAAGCCCTGA
- a CDS encoding zinc-binding dehydrogenase — protein MFAVYAARIDRDQPLTGLELGERPAPEVRPGWSTITVRAASLNHHDLWSLRGVGLPEDRLPMILGCDAAGVDEDGNEVVLHSVIGQSGHGVGPHEPRSILTERYQGTFAEQVAVPTWNVLPKPKELSFAEAACLPTAWLTAYRMLFTNAGVRPGDSVLVQGAGGGVATAAIVLGKAAGLRVFATSRDEAKRKRAMELGAVEAVEPGARLPQRVDAVIETVGAATWSHSVKSLRPGGTLVISGATSGDRPSHAELTRIFFLELKVVGSTMGTKDELEDLLSFCAATGVRPVIDEELPLDRAREGFERLASGEQFGKIVLTNS, from the coding sequence CTCACCGGCCTCGAGTTGGGGGAGCGTCCGGCTCCCGAGGTCCGTCCCGGCTGGAGCACGATCACCGTGCGCGCCGCCTCCCTCAACCACCACGACCTCTGGTCCCTGCGGGGCGTCGGCCTCCCGGAGGACCGGCTGCCGATGATCCTCGGCTGCGATGCCGCCGGTGTCGACGAGGACGGCAACGAGGTCGTCCTGCACTCCGTCATCGGCCAGAGCGGCCACGGCGTCGGCCCGCACGAGCCGCGCTCCATCCTCACCGAGCGCTACCAGGGCACCTTCGCCGAACAGGTCGCCGTACCGACCTGGAACGTGCTGCCCAAGCCGAAGGAGCTGTCCTTCGCCGAGGCCGCCTGTCTGCCGACGGCCTGGCTGACGGCGTACCGGATGCTGTTCACCAACGCCGGGGTACGGCCCGGGGACTCGGTCCTCGTGCAGGGCGCGGGCGGGGGTGTCGCCACGGCCGCGATCGTCCTCGGCAAGGCGGCCGGACTGCGGGTCTTCGCCACCAGCCGGGACGAGGCGAAGCGCAAGCGGGCCATGGAACTGGGCGCCGTGGAGGCGGTGGAACCGGGGGCCCGGCTGCCGCAGCGGGTGGACGCCGTCATCGAGACCGTGGGCGCCGCGACCTGGTCCCACTCGGTGAAGTCGCTGCGGCCCGGTGGCACGCTGGTCATCTCCGGGGCGACCAGCGGGGACCGGCCCTCGCATGCCGAGCTGACCCGGATCTTCTTCCTGGAGCTGAAGGTCGTCGGGTCCACGATGGGCACCAAGGACGAGCTGGAGGACCTGCTCTCCTTCTGCGCCGCGACCGGTGTACGGCCCGTGATCGACGAGGAGCTTCCCCTGGACCGGGCACGCGAAGGCTTCGAACGGCTCGCGTCCGGCGAACAGTTCGGCAAGATCGTGCTGACCAACTCCTAG